CCTAGCCCAACTCAAACCCATATCTCTTTCCATCTTTCTCATATCAGTCACGCACACACACTATCACATATCTGATATCTCACACTCTCTCTCCCAAGGCtccatccctctctctctctcggttcaCGCGCAGATACATACTCACACCCACACAACAAGCGGCGCGGCTTCTCCGGCGACAATAGCTGCCGAAAATCGCCCCATCTCCATCTGATCTCTCTCTATTCGGCTGGTAACAGCCGCCCGTTTCTTCTTCTCTCCCTCAAACGTCCGTGGCCGAGCAGTagcagccatggccgccgaGCTCTGCCTTCCTCCGCTGAACTCCGGCTGCCACGACCAGTAGCTGGTCGCCGCCccttctcaccctctctctctccgtcctcGGCCCGACATCAGCGGGCAGAGCCGCCGTGCAGcggcctcctctctctctcacttccgcCAACGAGTAGCGGAAGCCGCTCTCTTCCCCGACTCCTTCCTCAGATCGACggcagcaaggccgccggccGTCACCCCTCTTCGGTCTCCAGCGAGCAAAACAGacggccaccaccgccgtccgccGACTCCGACTCTCCTCTCCCTCCTCGCTGCTCGTCTCCCTCTCGACTGCTCTCACGGCCgctggagctcgccggagcaacggCGACAACCACTACCCCTCGGTTCTCCCTTCTCTCGGCTGAAACAGGCCCGACATCCCACCGCGAAGAGCGGCGCCCGAGCCctagctccctctctctcaccgtggCCGGGCGACAGCAGCGCCGCTGCCGTGCCGTGCCTCCGTCCACCTCCCGACTCAATTCACACAGCCACCACACTCGTCTACCCGACTCGACACAGCAGTTCGAAAACAAGGATAAAAAAAAACAGAGCTTCAATATCtacttcttttctatttttaaaaaaaacatgcttcatgtatgtatgtatatgcacAGACGATAAATAAACATCATTGAGTTTGGGTCTTGTTGTCATATGCAAATTTATATATGATGGAATCAGTGTACGTGTTATGTATGGGTTCTAACTTGAGTTTCTGTTTCAAAAGAAGTGCTCGAGTAAGAGAGTTAGAGGTTTAACCTTCAAAAGAAATCTGTTGGGTTATCATTCTGCAAATCTTCTGAATTTGTTCAGTAGCTGATGTGCTGAAAATTGATGAGGGAGATGAAATGTGTGGGATGATTGTGGAGGATAGAAAATGGAAGCTCGGATCAACCAGCTATATTAAGTTTGCAAAAAGAagggagtaggtgggtgtgAGAGGGAGTAGGTGGAAGGAAGTAGGTGGGAGAGTAATATAAAATAAGGTCTTCCGGGTTgtattatgaaaactgtaataatcgttcagtgtttgcttaaataaatagctcgtgtagatgTTAAATGcttaatattcaatttaaataaatatgaaatgcataagaatttaaatgactaACATTTACAAAGAGGATTTTGCAAAtcgtttgttggaattaaaataaattcattttctttatatccgggtgaatcatcttacttctaattttgaaaataaattctaaatttaactcagggaaacggggtattacaacaaatctgctgctgttgctgatgGTTTAGAATAGGAGCAGCACTGGTTCACAGCTATATTCTAGCTTGTTTTGCttcttcttaaaaaaaaaaaaggaaactgataaacgagctcgtgTTATGCAGTTCAAGCTCTTCAAAATTTGTACAGGTCACTTAACAAGCCGATGCAGCTGGAGCATTGGAAAGAAGAGAGTGGAGACCCTTGTGCAGAACCACCCTGGACTGGAGTTCAATGCATCGGATCATCAATTATCGACCTGTAGTTCTTCATTATCGATATGATGATATAGATTCTTCTTACAGATTGACTATTATAGTGACTCTGACTTCTtatttgtgttcttttttttcagTAAACTTCATGGGCTGGGGCTGACAGGAAGCATTGGATTTGAGCTCTCAAATCTCAAGAGTCTGAAGAAATTGT
The DNA window shown above is from Salvia miltiorrhiza cultivar Shanhuang (shh) unplaced genomic scaffold, IMPLAD_Smil_shh fragScaff_scaffold_39, whole genome shotgun sequence and carries:
- the LOC131002931 gene encoding protein STRUBBELIG-RECEPTOR FAMILY 5-like, producing MQLEHWKEESGDPCAEPPWTGVQCIGSSIIDLKLHGLGLTGSIGFELSNLKSLKKLDLSSNDIEGSIPYSLPPNLTHLNFAENKFSQSFPYSIEKMKHLQHLFESTR